The following are from one region of the Salicibibacter kimchii genome:
- a CDS encoding sugar-transfer associated ATP-grasp domain-containing protein, translating to MTNKKAMPKDLTVYQDLGIKTDSHPFKSCLNAGLLNDVDEFFVKEVQEYWKRNYGKSVDPVLNIAFMNLTGIKDNRITPRQVLRKKILPLFNDYDMSIGYKDKNLYDVMINPTRSPKTVLKNINGNYFDTNNNSVDTASANKLLLEHNSDLIIKPSRTNNGKRIVKLKVEDENIYLDGEDVTIHHLEEMYAKNFIVQEAIEQHSSMAVPHPSSVNTLRLYTFRWKQGIKYLPSFARFGGNNHINDNTGTGGLCLGITDTGKFLNVAVDDDMRTYTHHPTTGYCFADLNPIPNFDEVKQFVKDCHKNILHLDVISWDIAISSDGKPIFIEANFSGPLWLGQFITQQPPFGDFTEEVLQHVSDKLKTIQPKLMKKDRLKKQKKEMKETRGQVDELKAQNKELKEMLKKKDKEL from the coding sequence TTGACAAATAAAAAAGCGATGCCTAAAGATTTGACTGTATATCAAGACTTAGGGATAAAAACAGATTCACATCCTTTTAAAAGTTGTTTAAATGCTGGATTATTAAATGATGTGGATGAATTCTTTGTTAAAGAAGTACAGGAATATTGGAAGAGGAATTATGGTAAAAGCGTTGATCCTGTTTTAAATATCGCTTTTATGAATTTAACTGGAATAAAGGATAATAGGATAACACCTCGTCAGGTATTAAGAAAAAAGATACTTCCATTATTTAATGATTATGATATGTCGATCGGGTATAAGGACAAAAACCTCTATGATGTTATGATCAATCCCACTCGATCACCTAAAACTGTGTTGAAGAATATAAATGGAAATTACTTTGATACAAATAACAATAGTGTCGATACTGCAAGTGCCAATAAGCTATTATTAGAACACAATTCCGATTTGATCATAAAACCTAGCAGGACAAACAATGGGAAAAGAATTGTTAAACTCAAAGTTGAAGACGAAAATATCTATCTAGATGGGGAAGATGTCACTATTCATCATTTAGAGGAGATGTACGCTAAAAATTTTATTGTTCAGGAAGCCATAGAGCAACATTCTAGCATGGCCGTTCCTCATCCATCCTCTGTAAATACACTGAGACTGTACACGTTTAGATGGAAACAAGGTATAAAGTATTTACCTTCTTTTGCAAGATTTGGTGGAAATAATCATATCAATGACAATACAGGTACTGGTGGTTTATGTCTTGGTATTACCGATACAGGAAAGTTTTTAAATGTTGCAGTAGATGATGATATGCGAACGTATACCCACCATCCTACTACTGGTTATTGTTTTGCTGATCTTAACCCCATCCCTAATTTTGATGAAGTCAAGCAATTTGTCAAGGATTGCCATAAGAATATCCTTCATCTCGATGTCATTTCATGGGACATTGCCATAAGTTCTGACGGGAAACCTATTTTTATAGAAGCTAACTTTTCAGGACCTTTATGGTTAGGGCAATTTATTACTCAACAGCCTCCTTTTGGGGATTTTACAGAAGAAGTACTTCAACATGTCAGTGATAAGTTGAAAACAATTCAACCTAAATTAATGAAAAAAGATAGATTGAAGAAACAAAAAAAGGAAATGAAAGAAACACGAGGTCAAGTTGATGAATTAAAAGCGCAAAACAAAGAACTTAAAGAAATGCTAAAGAAAAAAGATAAAGAACTATAA
- a CDS encoding acylphosphatase: MEEVKEVKNKWLPHLIDAVPTAGQGKRISTYTVALEGWRRGITLRFYRIYDEEYKMKIRYALSHNGTEHHFSLSMGDYNTDKAFEICDDKQLTREYMERAGVPVPKGKKFLAESPNEEIIDYANSMGYPLALKPVSANGGKGVFANVVDEEALRKALPYVREELEYPDVIIEEHVPGKREFRVIVLGDQVLGAMNRIPANVVGDGINTIQKLIYIKNEMRKQNPHLTSRLIKIDLEVENLIADAGYTLESIPNEGERIYLREQSNLSNGGDSLDVTHELTPEMEQIAIDATKAVPGLAQSGVDLLVDQEKSKSGTVIEINSRPGIGGHLFPMEGEPRDFAKAFIDYYFPKTKDIERSNLYFNFNKVLVPLKSKAANTVEVTAPPPGKLYGKRYIITGNVQGVGYRQWIKQRALRRRLHGYAKNLKDGTVEVVVAGEKEKTVNHFKDLCLEGPERAEVEQITEEEWNKPLKMGFYMKSAHTKKKVKNVHKEYDRVMKEYTKIKNSKVWRATYPVRATLDILKRIIKR; the protein is encoded by the coding sequence ATGGAGGAAGTCAAGGAAGTCAAAAATAAATGGCTGCCACATCTTATTGATGCGGTGCCGACAGCCGGGCAGGGGAAACGAATTAGCACGTACACAGTAGCTCTCGAAGGATGGAGAAGGGGCATTACGTTAAGGTTTTACCGGATCTATGATGAGGAATATAAAATGAAGATCAGATATGCCTTATCTCATAATGGAACAGAGCATCACTTTTCCTTATCGATGGGGGATTATAATACGGATAAGGCATTCGAAATATGTGATGATAAACAGCTAACGAGAGAATATATGGAAAGAGCCGGGGTTCCGGTACCTAAAGGAAAGAAGTTTTTGGCGGAAAGCCCCAACGAGGAAATCATCGATTATGCCAATTCGATGGGATACCCCCTTGCTCTAAAACCTGTCAGTGCAAACGGAGGCAAAGGCGTCTTTGCTAATGTTGTAGATGAAGAGGCGTTACGAAAGGCGTTGCCTTATGTCAGAGAAGAGCTTGAATACCCTGACGTCATTATCGAAGAACATGTCCCGGGAAAACGGGAATTTCGCGTCATTGTGCTTGGCGATCAAGTCTTAGGGGCTATGAACAGAATACCGGCGAATGTCGTGGGCGATGGGATTAATACCATTCAGAAGTTAATCTATATTAAAAATGAAATGCGAAAACAAAACCCCCATTTGACGAGCCGCCTGATTAAGATTGATTTGGAAGTCGAAAATTTGATTGCCGATGCCGGGTACACATTGGAATCTATCCCTAATGAGGGAGAGCGGATCTATTTGAGAGAGCAAAGTAATTTGTCTAATGGCGGGGATTCTCTGGATGTCACCCATGAATTAACCCCGGAAATGGAGCAGATTGCGATTGATGCGACCAAGGCGGTACCCGGATTGGCACAAAGTGGTGTCGATTTGCTCGTCGATCAGGAAAAAAGCAAATCCGGTACAGTCATCGAAATAAACTCCAGACCGGGAATCGGCGGCCACTTATTCCCAATGGAGGGGGAACCACGAGATTTTGCCAAAGCATTCATTGACTATTATTTTCCGAAAACAAAAGATATAGAAAGATCCAATCTTTATTTTAATTTTAATAAAGTCTTGGTTCCTCTAAAAAGTAAAGCAGCGAACACTGTCGAAGTAACTGCTCCCCCTCCCGGTAAACTATATGGAAAAAGGTACATCATAACCGGAAATGTACAAGGTGTTGGGTACAGACAGTGGATAAAACAGAGGGCTTTGCGAAGAAGGCTACACGGCTATGCAAAAAACCTGAAGGACGGCACTGTAGAAGTGGTCGTCGCAGGTGAAAAAGAAAAAACTGTTAATCATTTTAAGGATTTGTGCCTTGAGGGCCCGGAAAGAGCAGAAGTAGAACAAATAACTGAAGAAGAATGGAATAAACCCTTAAAAATGGGCTTTTACATGAAAAGTGCTCATACCAAAAAGAAAGTGAAGAACGTTCATAAAGAGTATGATCGTGTTATGAAAGAGTACACTAAGATTAAAAACAGCAAAGTTTGGCGTGCGACATATCCGGTACGCGCTACTTTGGATATACTCAAACGTATTATAAAACGATGA
- a CDS encoding acylphosphatase: MAYSNGWLSHLANAVPKSAYGKRLSMYTIALEAWRRGIKVKFYRLEDPENKLRIRYSLSYQGREHKFESSRGDLLTEEAYDICDNKDLTKQYLSKAGVPVPEGKRFKEDTADEGIVDYANKLGYPLVLKPISENGGKGVVANIQKEDELKEALVHVRRELGYLDVIVEQQIFGDDFRIFVLDDKVIGAVKRKPANIVGDGVHTIQDLIEIKNNGRKKNPHHSSRLINVDKEALNLMRVAGYTLNSVPKSLDQVYLREKASISAGGESTDITCELPDQIKEMAIKAAQIIPGLEASGVDIIFDQNNNRGFVIEVNTMPALGPHLFPVEGKARDISKALVDYYFPESSGVEKTNLYFDFDSIMESLKSRSTDKVEATLPLIGKLYAKRYVISGHVQGVGYRKWIRKQALQRHLHGYTQNKESGNVVVVVAGSNQDDVNAFKHICYQGPDYAQVENVKDKDYEKPVKIGFEIKKESKENKLKKQLQEEKADKDKMKQKITKLERENNIAEYKLQKVQQQKEQLEQMYRLLKNSRSWRYTKPLRSIGNLTKRS, translated from the coding sequence ATGGCTTATAGTAACGGATGGTTGTCCCACCTGGCGAATGCTGTTCCGAAATCAGCATACGGGAAAAGGCTCAGTATGTACACGATTGCTCTGGAGGCATGGCGGCGAGGGATAAAAGTAAAGTTTTATAGGCTTGAAGATCCGGAAAATAAACTGCGCATTCGGTATTCTCTAAGCTATCAAGGGAGAGAACACAAATTTGAGTCGTCACGCGGAGACCTGTTAACCGAAGAGGCGTATGACATTTGTGATAACAAAGACCTCACAAAGCAATACCTCTCAAAAGCTGGGGTCCCCGTCCCGGAAGGAAAAAGATTTAAGGAAGATACTGCTGATGAGGGAATCGTGGATTATGCCAATAAACTGGGCTACCCTCTCGTTTTAAAACCGATCAGTGAAAATGGCGGCAAGGGTGTCGTGGCGAATATCCAAAAGGAAGATGAGTTAAAAGAAGCTTTGGTTCATGTTCGTCGAGAGCTAGGTTACCTGGATGTTATTGTTGAACAACAAATATTTGGGGACGACTTTAGAATTTTTGTGCTCGACGATAAAGTAATAGGGGCTGTTAAAAGAAAACCCGCTAATATCGTGGGGGACGGAGTACACACTATCCAAGATTTAATAGAGATAAAGAATAATGGCCGAAAGAAAAATCCTCACCACAGTAGCCGTTTGATAAATGTTGACAAAGAAGCGTTGAATTTGATGCGAGTCGCCGGTTACACTTTGAACAGTGTACCAAAGAGTTTAGATCAAGTATATTTACGGGAAAAAGCAAGTATTTCTGCCGGGGGAGAGTCTACGGATATCACCTGCGAATTACCAGACCAAATCAAAGAAATGGCCATTAAAGCAGCTCAAATTATCCCTGGATTGGAAGCATCTGGAGTAGATATAATCTTTGATCAGAATAATAATAGAGGATTTGTTATAGAAGTTAATACTATGCCTGCGTTAGGACCTCATTTATTCCCAGTGGAAGGTAAAGCGAGAGACATCTCAAAAGCTCTCGTTGATTATTATTTCCCTGAATCATCAGGTGTAGAGAAAACAAACCTATATTTTGATTTTGATAGTATCATGGAGTCTCTGAAGAGCAGGTCAACCGACAAAGTTGAGGCTACATTACCTCTAATAGGGAAACTATACGCAAAAAGATATGTCATAAGCGGCCATGTCCAAGGCGTTGGTTACCGAAAATGGATCCGCAAACAGGCGTTACAACGCCATTTACATGGATACACCCAAAACAAGGAAAGTGGCAATGTCGTAGTGGTTGTCGCGGGCTCAAATCAGGATGATGTTAATGCATTCAAACACATCTGTTATCAGGGTCCGGATTATGCACAGGTAGAAAACGTAAAAGATAAAGATTATGAAAAGCCAGTAAAAATAGGCTTTGAAATAAAAAAAGAATCCAAAGAAAATAAGCTAAAAAAACAATTACAAGAGGAAAAAGCAGATAAAGATAAAATGAAACAAAAAATAACGAAGCTTGAGCGTGAAAATAATATTGCAGAATATAAGCTGCAAAAAGTTCAACAGCAAAAAGAACAACTCGAACAAATGTACAGACTCCTTAAAAACAGCCGGTCATGGCGCTACACGAAACCTCTAAGAAGTATAGGGAACCTCACCAAACGATCTTAA
- a CDS encoding sugar-transfer associated ATP-grasp domain-containing protein has product MEAARKDLTVYQELGAKTNSADFQRWLNAGLLNDIDETFVTETQKYWENNYGKTVDPSLHLAYMNYTGKKDTRVIPGKIMRKEILPVFNDYDISTFYKDKNLYEILINPPRSAETILRNIDGTYFDSNNDSIDIISASQILLNSHKDLIIKPSRSNNGNGIRKLTVQDENIYLDGKTVTIHHLEEMYEKNFMVQKAIQQHTSMAAPHPASVNTLRMVTFRWKNEIRYLLAFARFGSNNDIRDNAGAHSGVDVRLGVTDSGEFFNLAVSQYGQTYTHHPTTGYCFADLEPIPNFDEYKRFVKDCHKNIFHLNLISWDIAIDYDGKPIFIEANFAGTTNFYQIAAQKPMFGDLTDEVLEYVKNELRTNKPKLMKKDRQKLEQKIEQKKLKKQQMQIQKLKQMQKENVDLKKQNQKLKSSLEKKNNKLITRKNELEAEKEKYKKIVHSKSWRYTQPFRYLRKSIKKIIDVGT; this is encoded by the coding sequence ATGGAAGCAGCGCGTAAAGATTTAACTGTATATCAAGAATTAGGAGCAAAAACCAATTCTGCTGACTTTCAACGTTGGTTAAACGCTGGATTGTTAAATGATATAGATGAGACTTTTGTTACAGAAACGCAAAAATATTGGGAAAACAACTACGGTAAAACTGTTGATCCTTCTCTACATTTGGCTTATATGAATTATACTGGGAAAAAAGACACTAGGGTCATACCTGGAAAAATAATGAGAAAAGAAATTCTTCCCGTATTTAATGATTATGATATATCAACATTTTATAAAGATAAAAACCTCTATGAGATTTTGATCAATCCCCCGAGATCAGCTGAAACCATATTAAGGAATATAGATGGAACCTATTTTGACTCGAACAACGATAGTATTGATATTATAAGTGCTTCACAGATATTACTGAATAGCCATAAAGATTTGATCATAAAACCCAGTAGATCGAATAATGGTAATGGCATCAGAAAACTCACCGTTCAGGATGAGAATATTTATCTTGATGGAAAGACTGTCACCATCCATCATTTGGAGGAAATGTACGAAAAGAACTTTATGGTTCAGAAAGCAATACAGCAACATACTAGCATGGCCGCTCCTCACCCGGCTTCTGTAAATACGCTCAGAATGGTGACGTTTAGGTGGAAAAATGAGATCAGATACTTGTTGGCATTTGCTCGTTTTGGAAGCAATAATGATATAAGGGATAACGCTGGTGCTCATAGTGGTGTTGATGTACGTCTTGGTGTTACTGATTCAGGCGAGTTTTTCAATCTAGCAGTAAGTCAGTATGGCCAAACCTATACTCACCACCCTACTACTGGTTATTGTTTTGCTGATCTTGAACCCATCCCTAATTTTGATGAATATAAAAGATTTGTCAAAGACTGCCATAAAAATATCTTTCATCTCAATTTAATTTCATGGGATATTGCTATAGATTACGACGGAAAGCCTATCTTTATAGAAGCTAATTTTGCGGGAACAACAAATTTTTACCAAATTGCCGCTCAAAAGCCTATGTTTGGAGACTTGACAGATGAAGTGCTCGAATATGTAAAAAATGAACTTAGAACCAATAAACCGAAATTAATGAAAAAGGATAGACAGAAACTCGAACAAAAAATTGAACAAAAAAAATTAAAAAAACAGCAAATGCAAATACAAAAATTAAAACAAATGCAGAAAGAAAATGTTGACCTAAAAAAACAAAATCAGAAACTTAAATCATCACTTGAAAAGAAAAATAATAAGCTTATAACGAGAAAAAATGAACTTGAAGCCGAAAAAGAGAAATATAAAAAAATAGTGCATAGCAAAAGTTGGCGTTACACTCAACCTTTTCGCTACCTACGAAAGTCGATTAAAAAAATAATTGATGTTGGGACATAA